The following are from one region of the Papaver somniferum cultivar HN1 unplaced genomic scaffold, ASM357369v1 unplaced-scaffold_132, whole genome shotgun sequence genome:
- the LOC113333117 gene encoding protein disulfide-isomerase like 2-1-like → MVSFEEKKVRLNLSIEISGLLLFILASSSVADVVVLNDINFEKNVGQDRYAFINFYWPGYLTCERLDPQYEKLGENIGMANESVLIGKIWYHSDSYPENFPHGR, encoded by the exons ATGGTTAGCTTTGAGGAGAAGAAGGTCCGGCTGAATCTTTCCATTGAAATTTCAGGGTTGTTGTTGTTCATATTAGCATCAAGTAGTGTGGCAGATGTTGTTGTTCTAAATGATATCAACTTTGAGAAGAACGTTGGACAAGATAGATATGCTTTTATCAATTTCTACTGGCCAGGGTACCTAACCTGTGAAAGGCTTGATCCTCAGTACGAGAAACTTGGTGAAAACATTGGAATGGCGAATGAGTCTGTTCTCATTGGAAAG ATATGGTATCACTCGGACTCCTACCCTGAAAATTTTCCCCATGGACGATAA